The following is a genomic window from Crocinitomicaceae bacterium.
ACCGGTATTATTGCTGATCGCTGGGTGAACGCTGAAAAATTGTTCGGTGTGCTGCACATACTTTCAGGTATTGTCATTGTTTGCATTCCGCAAGTACAAAACCCTGACACTTTTTTCTGGGTGATGTTGTTGGCAATGCTTTTCTATATGCCCACTATTGCTTTATCTAATTCAGTTGCTTATCACGTGCTGAAAAATGAAAAGCAAGATGTCATTAAAGTTTTTCCTCCTATCCGTGTGTGGGGCACCATTGGTTTCATTGCGGCTATGTGGGTGACAAATCTTTCCGGCAGTAAAGCAAGTGAAATGCAATTTTATATTTCAGCAGCTGCATCTTTTCTTTTGGGCATGTATTCATTCACTATTCCAGCATGCAAACCAACTAAAAGTGCTGAGAAAAAATCCATAGCTGAGACACTTGGATTAAATGCATTTGGTTTATTTAAAAACCCGCGTATGGCTATGTTTTTTGTATTTGCCATGTTGCTGGGGGCTGCGCTGCAACTCACTAATATGTATGGTGATCGGTATGTAGATAATTTTAAAGAATTCCCGCAGTACGCTGATTCGTTTGTGGTGAAATATTCAACTATTGTCATGTCGCTTTCACAAATTTCTGAAACTCTTTTCATACTTGCCATTCCGTTTTTTCTGAAAAGATTTGGAATAAAAAAAGTCATGCTGTTCAGTATGATTGCCTGGGTATTGCGTTTTGGTTTGCTTGCTTTCGGAAATCCGGCTGAAGGTGTTTGGATGATTTTACTTTCATGCATTGTCTACGGTATGGCATTTGACTTTTTCAATATCTCAGGTTCGTTATATGTAGAGACACAAACCGATTCTAAAATTCGTTCAAGCGCACAAGGATTATTTATGATGATGGTGAACGGATTTGGCGCTGTAATTGGCAGCGTAACGAGCGGATATCTCATAGAAAAATTCTTTTTACTTGAAGACGGAACGTTTAATTGGCAACCAATTTGGCTCTGCTTTGCGGCCTATGCTGCAGTTGTTGCTATTCTCTTTGCTTTCCTTTTTAGGCATCAACACGCTGGTTTTGATTTTGAGGTGAAGCATTGAATTGGTAACCTTATTCTGGGTTTTTCTATTCGCTTATCAAAAAAACATTCTCCCTATATCTCTGCAATTGATTAACTTAGCCGGAGGTTTGCTAATTTATTTGGTTCAGGATTATAGTTGATAAATCTTCACCTTACCTCACGTTTACATCCTTCTCTCTTGAAGGACCGAGGATGGGATAAAGGAGTGTTAACCCCTGCACAATTTCTAAATTCATTTGATTCTATGAAGTACTGCACAAAATTGATTATTTGCCATTTTCGTCTAACTGCACTTGTTCTGCTGGCTTCTTGCTTATTTGCCTTGAATAGCCATGCACAGCGTGATACATCTACAGTGAATACGTTGTTGGGTAGGGCAGAATATTATAGATTAGATAATACGGATTCGTTATACTATTTTGCGCAAAAAGCACTTCATCTTTCTAATCAGTTAGACTATGCTTATGGTCAGGCAAAGGCATATTACTATCTCTCATTTGCTGAAAGTAATCGGGCTTCATTTACGTTGTGTGTTGCATATTGTGATTCCGGAATCACGGTATGTGATCAACATCATTTTGCGCAAATTAAAGCTGATTTGCTCAACATGAAGGGCATTGTTTTTTCTGATATGGGTGATTTTGATAAATCCATTGAATTATATCTTGAAGGAAAAAAATCTGCTGAAGAATCAAACTATGAGCGTGGAATCAATATTGCCCACACCAATATTGGCGTGAGTTATTATATGAAAGGTGATCTTGAAAAATCATTGCAATACTTTCAAATGTCGCGTGATTATTTTGACCATGCCGGTGACACCACCAATTACATTGTTTTGCAAACCAACATTGCTTCAATTTACACTGAAATGGGACAATATGAATTGGGGTATGAAGTGCTGGAAGAGGCAAAAAAATATTGTGAAGACATACCCGGTCAGCAAATGGTATTCACTGAATTGATATCACAAGAGGCTGTCATAGCTGACAAAAGTGGAAATACCAAATTAGCACTTGACACCTATAAAAGGGTGATTGAACTTAAAAAAGATATTGGTGATTGGCGTGGTATTGCACGCATGTATAACAACATGGCCGATATTTATTTTTCTCAAAAAAATTACGCGCAAGCCATTCCATTGGGGCAACGTGCGCTTGAGATTGTTGATTCGCTTGGATACCCTTATGACCTGATGGAGTTTTCAAAAAACATTGCTACTTTTTTATCAGAAGAGGGAAAATATATGCAAGCACTTGAATATGCCCTTACAGCTAAAGAGGCGAGTATTGAAACCGGTGCAACGGATGTTGAAATGGCAACCAATTTGATTCTGGCTGAAATTTTTAATGGTTTGGGTGATTATAAAAAATCAACAGACATATTGTTTGAATATCTTGACATGAAAGATTCTTCTGATGCGGCAGAATCAGAGCGTGCCATGGAAGAGATGGCTGTGCTGCACCAATTAGACAAGCGAGAATTAGAGAACGCGCGCCTGCAAGATGTGAACGAAAAAAATCTTGCCTTACAACAATTGCAAGAGGAGCAACTGAAAAAAACCAGGGTGCAGATATGGTTTGTTTCTATTGGATTATTGCTTGTACTTGGGTTAATGATTATCTCTTTCAGGGCTTATCAGAATAAAAAGAAAAGCAGCGCATTAATTGCATCACAAAAAGAAGAAGTAGAACGGCAAAAAACTGAAATTGAAAAACAACATGAAATTTTAGAAGAGGTTCACCGTGAAGTGAAAGATAGTATCCGTTATGCTCAGCGTATTCAAGCGGCTATTTTGCCTCCTGAAAAAAACATCAATGAAGTGTTTGGTCAAAATTTTATTCTCTATCAACCCAAAGATATTGTTGCCGGTGATTTTTATTGGATGCAAACAAAGGGTGATATCGTTTTTCTGGCTGTGGCAGATTGCACCGGACATGGTGTGCCTGGCGCAATGGTTAGCGTGGTGTGTAATAATGCGCTCAACAGGGCTGTGCGAGAGTATGGCTTAATTTCACCGGGTGAAATTCTTGATAAAACACGAGAATTGGTAATTGAAGAATTTGAGAAATCAGATGAAGATGTAAAAGACGGAATGGATATTTCTCTAATTGCTATGAATATAAAAAATGGCAATAAAAAAACAATTCAATGGGCAGGTGCAAATAATCCTTTATGGGTGGTGAAAGAGTGCGACAATTCACTGATTGAAGTGAAGCCGGATAAACAACCGATTGGAAAATTTGCCAATGCAAAACCATTTACAACGCAGCAAGTGGATTTAAACCCGGGTGATGTTTTATATATTTTTAGTGACGGCTTTGCTGATCAATTTGGTGGAGAGAAAGGAAAAAAATTTAAGTCAGCTACCCTAAAAGATCTACTTAAATCTATTGCCAATAATCCACTGTCACAACAGAAAACGCAACTGGTGAATGCTTTTGAAAACTGGCGTTCAGGCTTTGAACAAATTGATGATGTATGCGTGATTGGCGTGAGAGTTTAGTGCAGTAAATCTGCTTACTTCACACGCATAATTTTAGCACCTAAATTATTCAACCGCATATCAATGTTTTCATATCCGCGGTCAATTTGCTCAATGTTGTGTATAGTACTTTTTCCTTCTGCTGATAATGCCGCAATGAGCAATGCAACCCCGGCACGAATATCTGGTGATGTCATAGAAATACCTCTCAACCGATGTTCATGATTCATGCCAATTACAGCCGCACGATGCGGATCACACAAAATAATTTGCGCACCCATATCAATAAGTTTATCTGTAAAAAATAAACGTGATTCAAACATTTTTTGATGAATCAAAACGGCTCCTTTTGCTTGTGTTGCAACTACCAAAACAATGCTTAGCAAATCTGGCGTAAAACCAGGCCATGGCGCATCAGCAATGGTCAGAATGGATCCGTCAATAAACGTATCTATCTTATAATTTTTTTGTGCGGGAATGAAAAGATCATCGCCTTTCAATTCCATTTGAATTCCTAATTTTCTGAATGTATCCGGAATGATACCAAGATTTGGATAGCTTACATCTTTAATTGTAATTTCAGATTGCGTCATGGCGGCTAAGCCAATGAAACTTCCAATCTCAATCATGTCAGGCAAAATGCGATGAAAACAACCACCAAGTGATTTCACCCCTTCAATCACCAGCATGTTAGACCCAATACCTGAAATTTTTGCACCCATGCTGTTTAGCATTTTACACAATTGCTGCAAGTAAGGTTCACATGCAGCATTATAAATTGTGGTAGTGCCTTTAGCCAGCACGGCGGCCATGACAATATTTGCTGTTCCGGTAACTGATGCTTCATCTAAATGCATGTATGTTCCGGTGAGTTTTTTTGCGTCTACGTGGTAATAATAATTTTGCGCATCATAGTTGAATTTTGCGCCAAGTTTTTGAAATCCTTCAAAGTGGGTATCCAATCTGCGTCTACCAATTTTATCTCCTCCGGGCTTTGGAATGAACGCTGTTCCAAACCTTGCCAATAGGGGTCCAACCACCATCACTGAACCGCGCAATGATGCAGCTCGTTTTGCATAATCATCTGATTTCAGATGTTCCAAATCAACATCAGCTGCCTTGAAAATATACGTGCCTTTCTCAACTTTTTCAACGCGCACACCCATTGCTTGCAAAAGGTTGATAAGCTTATTGACATCAACAATATCAGGAATGTTACTGATGGTAATTTTATCTGGTGTAAGAAGTACGGCACATAAGATTTGCAATGCCTCGTTTTTTGCTCCCTGCGGATGAACTTCTCCTTTCAATGAGTATCCACCTTGAATTTCAAATGCACCCATGTTAATCAGTTTGGTTTTTTAAAGTTTTGCTGTTGTCTTTGGTTTTGATTCTGCCCCTGATTGTTTCCTCCTCCGTTTTTATTCTTCTTTTTCTTCTTTTTATTTGCTCCGTTGAAATTTGTTTTCATTGGATTACCTTGCTGATTATTCTGACGCAAAATATCATTCGTGCCCGGTAAAAATGAAGTGTCTTCAAGTGTCAATTTTCCTTTAGATAACATTTTAAGATGATTCAAAATAACCTGATCTTCAACTGAGCTTGTATTAAAGGTTAAGTGAAAGCGTTTCATTAAACCGGCAATAATTTTTGACAAGGCTTTGCGCTCGTCATTATCAGGCAATGCACAGGCTTTTTCAATCATTTGCTGGACAATTTTTCCGTAGTGACCAATTTTTATTTCACTCTGAGGATAACCAACAATTTTAGGTTTTTCTTCCAATGCCTCACGTGATGGCAAAGGGTAGGGTGAATCAACGTCTAATTGAAAATCAGACATGATGAAAAGATGCGTCCACAATTTTGGTTTGTATTCTTCAACATCACGTAACTGCGGGTTGAGTTCTCCCATCACTTTGATGATGGCATTGGCCACCTTGTTGCGCTCTTCTTTTGAGGTGAGACTAACTGCGTGATCAATCATTTTTTGTACGTTACGCCCATATTCAGGAATGTGCATTTTAGGACGTATTGTATTGTATTCAAGCTGATGTATATTATCCATATATCAAATGTAGTATTTTTTTACGAATTTTGTATTGTTTCAATGGTATGAAGGCCGTTAGTGAATCAGGAAAATCATCTAAGAAGGGGGTGAGGTATTTCAGGAGTGAGCTTATTATAAAATACCAGGCCGAAACAACGGGAGTCAACTAGCATCGGGTTAGCAGGATTTTATACTCTTAAGTATACATGTAGGGTTCATTCTGATCAACCATTGTTCGAATATTTTCAAGCACCTGTTTCATATATTTTTTCCAAAATAGTTTTGCAAATAACCAGGCGATCGGGAATAGAAAAACATTGCGCGAATGCAAGGTGTAGGTGTAGTCAATTTGAATTTTATTGTCTTCAACTTGGGTAGTTTGCCACTCACCGACAAATTTATAGAAGCCCAGCATCCATGCTTGAAAATCATCTACCTGAATTTTCCAGTACTTGTTTTCTATTCTCTCTAACACATGATCAACAGATGCAAATCCTCCTTTTTGTGTCCATGATTTTGCAGTGTATACTTTTTTTGACGAGCCGGGCTGTCCCCAATTTGTATCGTCTGTGGTGTGTGTAATTTTTGGCATAGGACCACACCCCGTATGTACCTTTGTAACGTCACACAGCATGGGCGTTTTGAATGCTCGTTCAAGTGAACAATGATAGAAGGTTTTCCGATGAATTTTAAATTTTATATCTGGCATTACTGAGGCATATATTCTTTAAAGATGCAAAGATTTATTTAGTCTCGAATTTCACCAATCAATCACCCAATTCAAAATAAAAACCTATCTGAAAAAAATCTCGTCCTGTTTCATCGTTGATTTGATAGTCAAATTGATGAATATAGCCTAACTGAATCTTGAGTGAATGTGCGTTGCGATAGCTTATATGAAATGCCATCCGGTTCCGCTCAAAATAGGGTTCAACTTGGGTGAAAAATACTTCATTGCTGGCGGCAATTTGAAATGGTTTATACCCATTCTGCTCTTTACCGAATGGCAAAATAATACCTAAGCGATACCTGAATCTGTTCCGATATCCATTACTTGTAAAACGGAATTCTGCCCGATATCTTTGTTCTATTTTAAATATACCCAATTTTTGTGTGAGAATAACTTGGGGCCACAACCTGAACTCATCATTGTTTTTTGGTGTAACAAAATTTCCTCCTTCTTTATAGGTTTGGTAAGTGCCGGCGGCTAGAGTGAAATTTATATTTTCAGTTGGTTGGTACTGTACACCTCCCTTGAATTCGTAATAATGAAAATGGTTGTAAAAACGCAGTGAACGCAACTGACTCTCTGAAAAAATTTCCCACTTTTTATTTATGTTGTACTCTAAGTGTAGAATATTCCATGAACCAAGTCCATTGTCTTGTGAATAAACGTAAATTGACTTAGTAAAAAGGACAAGCATACATAGCACTATACATGCGACACGGAATAGAACTACCTTTTTTATCCGAAAAAAAATCATACAAAATTAAATTTGTGTGAAGATTGAATCTCTACTATTCAAGTTTATTCTGCTGAGCATTCGCTTCATTGATAGTTGCGCTAAAGCTAATTGTATTTGTTTGTGCATTGTGATTACTAACATACTCAGTTCGCTATTCAAGATTTTCAAATCTCAATTCCAATAACACATACATCATCTATTTGTTCTTGTTTCCCTTTCCAGTTTTGATATGAAAGTTGCAGTTCTTTTTTCTGCTTTTCCATTGACATGGGATAAATAGATGTCAACAAATTGCGAAACCGTTCACGGTTGAATTTTTTTACATTTTCACCACCGAACTGATCCGTGTATCCATCAGAAAATAAATAGAATTTGTCACCTTGTTGCAAATCAGTTTCTATTGTTTCAAAAATTTTATTTGATGTGCTGTATCCAATGCTGTCAGGTCCTTTTTTGAACTCCATTAAGGATCCGTTGCGCACTAATAAAAGTGGCCTTCCGGCTGCGCAGAATGAGCCTTTGCCGCTTTGCAGATTGAATTTACAAAAGATGATATCCATACCGTCACGCATGGTGCCTTCAGTTAAATTTTCATTGAATAAACTCACCAATTCATGATCAAGTAATGAAACAATTTTTGCCGGATCAGTCAAGCCCTCAATTCGTATTAATTGTCTGAGCAAGGTGTTGCCCGCAATATTGACCAATGCACCGGGCACACCATGCCCTGTACAATCAGCTACTGCAAAATAGATTTCATTGTGATATTGGTAAATCCAATAAAAATCTCCGCTTACAATATCTTTTGGTTGAAACATGACAAAAGCATTATGGAAAGCATTTGTAAAAAGTCGCTCGTTTGGTAAAATAGAGCGTTGTAAACTGCCTGCATAACGAATGCTCTCTTCCATTTCAAGAGAGCGAGCCTCAAGTAGTGCCAGCCGTTCTGATAAACTGGCATCTGACAAAAGAGTGGTAGAACCGGATTCCATGGCCATTGTTTCCATGACATTTAATTGTGATTGATTTTTACTTAACGATTTTGCTGTATTGAAACGGACCAGCTGTCCACCTTTGCAACTTATCTGGAATTACCAGACAATATTAAAGCCATTCACCGCAAAGGGAATAAAACTGCGGCGATAACGATTGGTATATGTGCAAATTTGTCTCATGAACAGCTCAAAAGTAGAAATAATTCAATTGGAAAATGCCTGACTAAGGATAATTTTTCTGATAGAACTCTTTGTATGCATCAAGTTCTTTGCTGTTGAGTAGGGTAGAAAAATTCACTTGATTGATTAGATAGCCTTCATAATCAGTAGCCATAGTGCCAATTATACTGCCTGCTGTGGATGATTTATAAGTGGCAACCCATTGTTTTCCTTCATCTAACTGAAGGAATGTTTTCACCACCAACAACTGATACTTATCACCCAAAGCCGTATTGATGACAGTGTAGCGTTTTGATCTGAAATACTCGTTGTTGAAGTTGGCTAATTTAATTTTGCTTGCCTCAGTTCCGCCGGCTTCAGTTGGTATTACTACAATAAAAAAGTACTCACCATCTGAAGTGTATTTATACAAACTGGTGTCTTTATCAGGATCAACAATAGCACCACCTGCGTATATTTTATCTAAATAAATTTTTGCCTGTTTTCCCTCCTCGCTTTCAGGCGCAAGGTTATATAATTCTTGTAACGGACTGGCAATAGCCTCAACGTTACCCGGACTTGTTTTACTTATTGCAAAAGCCTTCAGCAAATAATATTTGTACAAATATTTGTTTTGTCTGTCATAGGTGATTACTTCATTACAGCGCGCTATTACTGCACCGTAATAGCGCATTTTATAATCACTCAATACCTGAGAATAATCGTTCAGTTCTTTTTTGTTTTCTTCTTCTTTTTTACGCAAATAATCAGGATCGTTTACCACTTTGGCAATTTCAGAATCAGGGTATCTTGTCAATATCATCTGTTTGTACTTATCTGCCTCTGATGACCCTTGTTTAATATAGATAAGATATAATTGATACATCGCTTCAAGCACTCTTGGGTGTTCAATGCCACGATCAATAACTTGGTTGAAATAATAAATAGCATCTGTTTCCTCTTTTAGTTGCTCTTTATAAATTACACCCAACATGTACAGAGAATTCATCAAGCGATTATCCGAAGAATCTTTTGCACCTTGTGTAAGCGGAATATCTTTCATTAAATCAGCCACCGTGAGTGAATCTTTTTTACCTCCGCCTGATGTGTTTGTTGCACTGGTATCTTCGTCAAATGATACACTGTTTTTATCACTTCGTCTCCAATTGTCTTCCAACGGACGCGTACCCCACTGTGCTCTGAAATCATTGAACCCGCTGCCACGTACTTTAGAATTATAGAAATACCACTTTGACCCATCACCTGCATCATTGGTTTGACTGTTTACTTTTGTTTGGGTTGCTAATAATCTTTCTTGTTCTTGTTGCTTGCGCAATTTTTCTGCTTCAAGTAAATCTTTTAAGGTTTGCTCCAGAAATTTTTCTCTGCTAACGGGATCCATGTCAGCAATGCGTTGCACGCTGTCCTCAAACATTACTGTTTCATAGTGAAAAACCAAATCTTCTAAGCCATCAGCTTTGCTTTTTATCGCAGGATAATCTTCATATTCTTCAGGCATTACTTTAACACAACTGTCATAATATTTTTGTGCTTTGATATAATCTTGTTCATTAAAATGCAGATCAGCCAGCCGCAGATAACTGATGCCTTTTTGACGATCATTTTTAACTGACCAGTATACTGAACTTGAATAATTTGTTTTAGCTGATGGAACATCACCATCCTTCATGTCTAATTCGGCCAAGGCATAATAAATCTGATCTTTGTACTCTGCATTCTTTTCATCGCGCAGCATTTTATGAAGTTCCTTGCGGATATCTTCTCCACCAGATGTTGCAGCCAGCGCACGATTAATTTTTGCTTGGAATTGCATTTCATAAGGCGCTGATGAGTGTGCCACTTTGTTATAATAATTTACGGCCATTACACCATCACCCATGCGTTGATATAATTGTGCCAACACAAACATATAACGGGCTTTTAGTTTTCTGTTATGACATGTTTCAATGGCTAATTCAAGATTTTCAATGGCGGGTTTATACTGTTCTTGTTGAATATATAAATCAGCCATGGTTGCATAGTAGTCTGACTCTAGTCTTTTTGGAAAAATAGCGGGTTCTTTGATGCCTTTTTTCTTATTTTTCTTTTTAGCGCTGCGATTTTTTTTCCTGTCACTGAGTTTTTCACCAAGTTTTCTGTCACGCAATTCCTCTGCATTTTTCATGGAAATTTCTACCTGGGTAAGTATGCGTTTTGCTTCAGGATAGTTGCCCAATGCAATATAAGTGCGCGCCAGCCAAATTTGCGCTTCATACACTGACTCTTCACCTTGATATACTTTCTGAACGTATTCAAATTTTTGTGCAGCTAATAAATATTCTCTTTTATAAAAATGTGCTTGAGCAATTACCAACCAGTTGTCATCAATCCATCGGCAGTATTCTTCATTTTGTTTTTTCTTGCCTTGCATGGGCATGCTGTGGCGCAGAATTACCTTCTCACATTTTTCAATGGCTTTGTCCATTTGAGGGTAAAGTGCCGGAGCATCTTTTTCTGATGGATATACAATGAGCGGAATAATGTCATAATACGCATCAGTGTACCCGCTGCGGTAAGAGAGCAAAGTTTCATCAATAATAACACCTGCATTGTAGTAACCGTTGAAGCGTGCGGTCATGTTATGGAAACCGCGGTTAATGGCAACATTTTTTCAGTTGAACATGATCCAAGCACAACCAATAGGATGATTGCAATATAATTGGATATGTCTTTTAGTACTTTCATTTAGCTGCCGCCGATTTGTATTAACTGCAAAACGCCAAAATTATTTTAAATTATTCAATCAACACGTCCTTTAGCACTTGAATTAAATTTTCAGGTTGTTCAATAAACCCCATGTGCCCGCAGTTTGCTAAAGTAAATACACTTGGTTTAATACGCAGTTTTTCAAGTTCTTGATCTAACAGACTAACAGGTATTACCGGGTCATTATCTCCTTGAATCATGATCACCTCATTGTCGTTCATTTGATCATACGCCCCGTGGCGATCACGTAAACCCCGCGTTGCAGCAATGATTTCTGATACCGGTATTTTGTCTGCTCTTTCAATCAGTCTGTCAATATGCTCTCTTCTGAATTCTCGGTTTTGTGGTGCAAATAAATTGGGAATAGCCTCATTTAAAAACAGGCGCCGTGATTTTTCAACTACTTCACACACGCGGTCTCTGTCTTTTTTTTTCTCCTCAGAATCAGCCCAGAAATTAGAATGGAGTAGTATTAATTTTTTCAGCGGTGACATTTTCTTCAGCGCTAGTCCGACATAACCACCCATTGAATGACCAATGATGATGGGGTGATGGATTTTTTCACGGATGATCAGATCTTGTATCCCCCAGGCCATCTCTTGCATGCTGCATTTTTCTCCCTCAAATCGTGAATTACCATGACAAGGCAAATCAGGCATATAGCAGGTGAAACCGGCATTGACAAAGGTTGGGAAAACAGAATACCAGATGGTGTGATCTTCAAGAAAACCATGTAGAAATATCAGTGCGGGTCCGGTTCCGGATTGTTTGACGAACAAAGGTTTAGATGACATCTCTTATCCTTTGTTGGTCTTTTTCTTTTTTGAGGCATTCATCAATTCTTCAATATGATCAGCTTCAATAGGGATATTTCTCATCAGATTAAACGGACTGCCTTTCTTTTGAACAACCACGTTATCTTCTAATCTGATTCCCAAATTTTCTTCAGGAATATAAATTCCGGGCTCAACAGTAAATACCATGCCTGCCTTGAGAGGTTCAGTCCACAAGCCAACATCATGTGTGTCTAATCCCAGAAAATGGGAAGTGCCATGCATGAAATATTTTTTGAACGCCGGCCAAGCAGGATCTTGTTTTTTAATATCCGTTTTATCAATCAGTTTTAATCCTAACAATTCTTTTTCCATGAGTTTACCTACTTCAATATGATAGTCGGCGAGAATGGTACCTGGCACTAATAATTTGGTGGCATTATTTTTTACGCGCAGCACGGCGTTATACACATCTTTTTGTCTTTTAGTAAACTTACCATTCACCGGAACGCAGCGAGTCAGGTCAGATGCATAGTTGGCATATTCTGCAGCAAAGTCCATCAGAATTACATCTCCATCTTTACATTGTTTATTGTTTTCAATATAATGTAATACGCAGGCATTTTTACCTGATCCAAGAATGGGTGTGTATGCAAAACCTTTTGAGCGGTGGCGAATGAATTCATGAATAATCTCAGCTTCAATTTCGTATTCCCACACATTAGGTTTAATAA
Proteins encoded in this region:
- a CDS encoding tetratricopeptide repeat protein, with amino-acid sequence MTARFNGYYNAGVIIDETLLSYRSGYTDAYYDIIPLIVYPSEKDAPALYPQMDKAIEKCEKVILRHSMPMQGKKKQNEEYCRWIDDNWLVIAQAHFYKREYLLAAQKFEYVQKVYQGEESVYEAQIWLARTYIALGNYPEAKRILTQVEISMKNAEELRDRKLGEKLSDRKKNRSAKKKNKKKGIKEPAIFPKRLESDYYATMADLYIQQEQYKPAIENLELAIETCHNRKLKARYMFVLAQLYQRMGDGVMAVNYYNKVAHSSAPYEMQFQAKINRALAATSGGEDIRKELHKMLRDEKNAEYKDQIYYALAELDMKDGDVPSAKTNYSSSVYWSVKNDRQKGISYLRLADLHFNEQDYIKAQKYYDSCVKVMPEEYEDYPAIKSKADGLEDLVFHYETVMFEDSVQRIADMDPVSREKFLEQTLKDLLEAEKLRKQQEQERLLATQTKVNSQTNDAGDGSKWYFYNSKVRGSGFNDFRAQWGTRPLEDNWRRSDKNSVSFDEDTSATNTSGGGKKDSLTVADLMKDIPLTQGAKDSSDNRLMNSLYMLGVIYKEQLKEETDAIYYFNQVIDRGIEHPRVLEAMYQLYLIYIKQGSSEADKYKQMILTRYPDSEIAKVVNDPDYLRKKEEENKKELNDYSQVLSDYKMRYYGAVIARCNEVITYDRQNKYLYKYYLLKAFAISKTSPGNVEAIASPLQELYNLAPESEEGKQAKIYLDKIYAGGAIVDPDKDTSLYKYTSDGEYFFIVVIPTEAGGTEASKIKLANFNNEYFRSKRYTVINTALGDKYQLLVVKTFLQLDEGKQWVATYKSSTAGSIIGTMATDYEGYLINQVNFSTLLNSKELDAYKEFYQKNYP
- a CDS encoding alpha/beta hydrolase; its protein translation is MSSKPLFVKQSGTGPALIFLHGFLEDHTIWYSVFPTFVNAGFTCYMPDLPCHGNSRFEGEKCSMQEMAWGIQDLIIREKIHHPIIIGHSMGGYVGLALKKMSPLKKLILLHSNFWADSEEKKKDRDRVCEVVEKSRRLFLNEAIPNLFAPQNREFRREHIDRLIERADKIPVSEIIAATRGLRDRHGAYDQMNDNEVIMIQGDNDPVIPVSLLDQELEKLRIKPSVFTLANCGHMGFIEQPENLIQVLKDVLIE
- a CDS encoding aminopeptidase P N-terminal domain-containing protein; amino-acid sequence: MKYHSISKDLFVRNRAKFVKALAPNSVAFFNSNDIYPVSADSTLPFHQHRDIFYLSGVDQEESILVICPDAFNTAHREMLFLRETSETIAIWEGEKLTKEAAFQTSGIKNVFWLSQFETVLKTIMAQAESVYINTNEHTRRYSETETREDRFIRRLKKHYPAHTYKKSAPIMHRLRSIKEKEELDLMQQACDITEKGFRRILDFIKPNVWEYEIEAEIIHEFIRHRSKGFAYTPILGSGKNACVLHYIENNKQCKDGDVILMDFAAEYANYASDLTRCVPVNGKFTKRQKDVYNAVLRVKNNATKLLVPGTILADYHIEVGKLMEKELLGLKLIDKTDIKKQDPAWPAFKKYFMHGTSHFLGLDTHDVGLWTEPLKAGMVFTVEPGIYIPEENLGIRLEDNVVVQKKGSPFNLMRNIPIEADHIEELMNASKKKKTNKG